A part of Olleya sp. Bg11-27 genomic DNA contains:
- a CDS encoding ABC-F family ATP-binding cassette domain-containing protein — translation MISIDNLAVEFSGTTLFSDVSFVINTTDKIALMGKNGAGKSTMMKIVAGKQSPTRGHVRAPKDAVIAYLPQHLLTEDDCTVFEEAAKAFKHVYDMRDEMESLNKALETRTDYESDEYMSIIEKVSDLGEKYYALEDVNYDAEVEKALKGLGFKQEDFVRLTNEFSGGWRMRIELAKILLQKPDLILLDEPTNHIDIESVIWLEDFLVNKADAVMVISHDRAFIDNITNRTIEVTMGRIYDYKANYSHYLQLREDRRVHQVKAYQEQQKFIADNQTFIDRFKGTYSKTNQVTSRERMLEKLQIIEIDEVDNSALKLSFPPAPRSGDYPVAVQGLTKKYDELAVFSDANMSIKRGEKVSFVGRNGEGKSTMIKAILGEIEYDGQCSLGHNVQVGYFAQNQAALLDNDLTVFQTVDEVAKGDVRTGVKNILGRFMFKGDDIDKKVGVLSGGEKTRLAMVKLLLEPVNLLILDEPTNHLDLKSKDVLKEALKTFDGTLILVSHDRDFLQGLSEKVFEFKDQRVIEHFETIDAFLERNRIKSIADINLMK, via the coding sequence ATGATTTCTATAGATAATTTAGCAGTAGAGTTTAGCGGTACCACTTTATTTAGTGATGTATCTTTTGTTATTAATACAACAGATAAAATTGCTTTAATGGGGAAAAATGGAGCAGGTAAATCTACGATGATGAAAATCGTTGCTGGTAAACAGAGCCCCACAAGAGGTCATGTTAGAGCACCTAAGGATGCTGTAATTGCTTACTTACCACAACATTTATTAACTGAGGATGATTGTACTGTTTTTGAAGAAGCTGCTAAAGCTTTTAAGCATGTCTATGATATGCGTGACGAGATGGAGTCACTTAATAAAGCATTAGAAACTAGAACTGATTACGAAAGTGATGAGTATATGTCTATCATAGAAAAAGTGTCTGATTTAGGTGAAAAGTATTATGCTTTAGAGGATGTTAATTATGATGCAGAAGTAGAAAAGGCATTAAAAGGATTAGGGTTTAAACAAGAAGATTTTGTTAGATTAACTAATGAGTTTTCGGGAGGATGGCGTATGCGAATTGAGTTAGCCAAAATACTATTACAAAAACCAGATTTAATCTTATTGGATGAACCTACTAACCACATAGATATTGAATCTGTGATCTGGTTGGAAGACTTTTTGGTGAATAAAGCTGATGCTGTAATGGTAATATCTCATGATAGAGCTTTTATTGATAATATTACTAATCGTACTATTGAAGTCACCATGGGACGTATTTACGATTATAAGGCTAATTATAGTCACTATTTGCAGTTAAGAGAAGATAGACGTGTTCATCAAGTGAAAGCCTATCAAGAACAGCAAAAATTTATTGCGGATAATCAGACCTTTATAGATCGTTTTAAAGGGACATATTCTAAAACTAATCAAGTAACCTCAAGAGAACGTATGCTTGAAAAGTTACAGATTATTGAAATTGATGAAGTAGATAATTCGGCATTAAAACTTAGTTTTCCTCCAGCACCAAGATCGGGAGATTACCCAGTTGCTGTACAAGGTTTGACAAAAAAATATGATGAATTAGCCGTGTTTAGCGATGCAAATATGTCAATTAAAAGAGGGGAGAAGGTGAGTTTTGTTGGTCGAAATGGAGAAGGTAAGTCTACCATGATTAAAGCTATTTTAGGAGAGATAGAGTATGATGGACAATGTAGTTTGGGACATAATGTGCAAGTGGGCTACTTTGCACAAAATCAAGCAGCTTTATTAGATAACGATCTTACCGTTTTTCAAACAGTGGATGAAGTGGCTAAAGGAGATGTTAGGACAGGTGTTAAAAATATTTTAGGTCGTTTTATGTTTAAAGGCGATGATATTGATAAAAAAGTAGGTGTTTTATCTGGAGGGGAAAAAACAAGATTAGCCATGGTTAAATTATTATTAGAACCTGTTAATTTGTTAATATTGGATGAGCCTACAAATCACTTAGATTTAAAGTCTAAAGATGTCTTAAAAGAAGCGTTAAAAACCTTTGATGGAACGTTAATACTAGTGTCTCACGATCGAGATTTTTTACAAGGGTTGTCTGAAAAAGTATTCGAATTTAAAGACCAACGTGTTATTGAACATTTTGAAACTATTGATGCTTTTTTAGAACGTAATAGAATAAAAAGTATCGCAGATATTAATCTAATGAAATAA
- a CDS encoding DUF4421 family protein, with translation MKYTLLLFSIFFITLANSQNSVLSFREKLLLKSNINTQSESFSIQNDEQSVLVNANNTYRLEVAANYKFLGLKVGFSPSSQNSNFKSKFVNYQLNIFIKQWIQSIEYRKVQGFYQENNALLLAQFPKLKTTSWMGTTSYVLNDNFSLKHLTHLNEWQRETAGSFVPTLKYGFNRLSNIIDNQKVAENSFDISIAPAYYYTWAFKEHWFISSSIAPAIGVRFTTEKRDDVSYTKNTFVTRALDLTLQFGYTSETISAGASFNFDSNAVNKKLTQSVVTDKSYASLYFGYRFTAPSFLKRTAKSIEDRLNL, from the coding sequence ATGAAATACACCCTTTTATTATTCTCAATATTTTTTATAACGTTAGCTAATAGTCAAAATTCTGTACTTTCCTTCAGAGAAAAATTACTACTAAAATCTAATATTAATACACAAAGTGAATCTTTTTCTATTCAAAATGATGAACAATCTGTTTTAGTAAACGCCAATAACACCTATAGATTAGAAGTTGCCGCTAATTACAAATTCTTGGGACTAAAAGTTGGTTTTTCTCCAAGTAGTCAAAATTCAAATTTTAAATCTAAATTTGTAAACTACCAACTAAATATCTTTATTAAACAATGGATACAAAGTATTGAATACAGAAAAGTTCAAGGATTTTATCAAGAGAACAATGCGCTATTATTGGCACAATTTCCTAAATTAAAAACAACAAGTTGGATGGGTACAACGTCATATGTTCTAAATGATAATTTTTCATTAAAACATTTAACTCACCTCAATGAATGGCAGAGAGAAACTGCTGGTAGTTTTGTACCGACTCTAAAATATGGTTTTAATAGACTCAGTAATATTATAGATAATCAAAAAGTTGCAGAAAACAGCTTTGATATATCTATTGCACCAGCTTATTACTATACCTGGGCTTTTAAAGAACATTGGTTTATCTCATCCTCCATTGCTCCGGCTATAGGCGTTCGGTTTACAACCGAAAAACGAGATGATGTATCCTACACTAAAAACACCTTTGTTACACGTGCATTAGATTTGACATTACAATTTGGATATACTTCCGAAACCATTAGCGCAGGGGCTAGTTTCAACTTTGACTCTAACGCGGTAAACAAAAAACTTACACAAAGTGTGGTTACTGATAAAAGTTATGCCAGTCTCTACTTTGGTTACAGATTCACAGCTCCTAGTTTTTTAAAACGAACGGCTAAATCTATTGAAGACCGATTAAACCTTTAA
- a CDS encoding SIR2 family NAD-dependent protein deacylase, whose translation MKHLVVLTGAGMSAESGIKTFRGEDGLWEGHNVMEVASPEGFAANPELVLEFYNQRRQHLLKVKPNKAHLELANLEKHFKITIITQNIDDLHERAGSTNVLHLHGELLKVRSTTNENNILDWKKDLVIGDLDQNGNQLRPHIVWFGEAVPLIDKAVEICATADKLLIIGTSLQVYPAASLMHYVPDNVPKYFIDPNPSISSTKDLTVIAETATEGINTFISIF comes from the coding sequence ATGAAACATTTAGTAGTACTTACAGGCGCCGGTATGAGTGCCGAAAGTGGTATAAAAACCTTTAGAGGTGAAGATGGATTATGGGAAGGACATAATGTTATGGAAGTAGCATCCCCAGAGGGTTTTGCCGCTAATCCTGAATTAGTATTAGAATTTTATAACCAACGTAGACAACACCTATTAAAAGTTAAGCCAAACAAAGCACATTTAGAATTAGCGAACTTAGAAAAACATTTTAAAATCACTATTATTACTCAAAACATTGATGATTTGCATGAACGCGCAGGAAGTACAAATGTGTTGCATCTGCATGGCGAACTACTTAAAGTTAGAAGTACCACTAATGAAAATAATATTTTAGATTGGAAAAAAGACCTTGTTATTGGGGATCTTGATCAAAATGGAAATCAACTAAGACCACATATTGTATGGTTTGGGGAAGCTGTTCCTTTAATAGATAAAGCTGTAGAGATATGTGCCACTGCCGATAAATTATTAATTATTGGAACATCTTTGCAAGTCTACCCTGCTGCCAGTTTAATGCATTATGTCCCTGACAACGTACCTAAATATTTTATAGACCCTAATCCATCAATATCTAGTACCAAAGATTTAACTGTCATTGCCGAAACGGCTACAGAAGGTATCAACACCTTTATTTCGATTTTTTAA
- a CDS encoding tetratricopeptide repeat protein, translating into MMALKKLFPSLILYFLYSVGAIAQDNIKFNTKDTIAYNDVNSEKVVALGSLIESSFNSRNQDIFISKFYTNVFIKRILDINTSIAQNIEYIKPFAQGIQEGLNKFPAEIITELENGAYYDFVNYRYDDSLQTYYILFRLYTSENGINYHDYRIHKKEEKMLISDAYIYLSGENLSKSMARLMGYVMPQKKILGFIKKSKREGANDLFKALQYKKAGDFQKSYKTLNTITSEISKEKFFLIFKTIIASTIDENTYLNSLEELINNYSEDPTIVLNKIDYNIYKGNYFEAIQLLNQLQENTEDDFLNYLKANVAFQDKNFDFALNNYDYMVQNYPNFFEGQAGYLNTLVMMKKYTEATEFIDTLISEGYERDSLINYIEEDDAYGENILDILVKSEPYKSWKLKTAN; encoded by the coding sequence ATGATGGCACTAAAAAAACTATTTCCCTCTTTAATATTATACTTCTTATACTCTGTAGGAGCAATAGCACAGGATAATATAAAATTTAACACGAAGGATACCATAGCTTATAATGATGTCAACTCAGAAAAAGTAGTAGCGCTAGGAAGCTTAATTGAAAGTTCATTTAACAGCAGAAATCAAGACATTTTTATTTCAAAATTTTACACTAATGTTTTTATAAAACGTATTCTAGATATAAATACTTCTATTGCCCAAAACATTGAATATATCAAACCTTTTGCACAAGGAATACAAGAAGGATTAAACAAGTTTCCTGCAGAAATTATAACAGAACTGGAAAATGGTGCTTACTATGATTTTGTAAATTATAGATATGATGACTCTCTTCAAACCTATTATATTCTATTTAGATTATACACTTCAGAAAATGGTATTAACTATCATGACTATAGAATTCATAAAAAAGAAGAAAAGATGTTAATTTCCGATGCATACATTTATTTGTCTGGTGAAAATCTATCTAAAAGTATGGCCAGATTAATGGGATATGTAATGCCTCAAAAAAAAATATTAGGATTTATAAAAAAGTCTAAACGCGAAGGCGCAAATGATTTATTTAAAGCGCTACAATACAAAAAAGCGGGTGATTTTCAAAAATCTTATAAAACTTTAAATACTATTACATCAGAAATTTCCAAAGAAAAATTTTTCCTTATTTTTAAAACTATTATTGCTAGTACTATTGATGAAAACACCTATTTAAACTCTTTAGAAGAATTAATAAATAATTATTCTGAAGACCCTACAATTGTTTTGAATAAAATTGATTATAATATTTATAAAGGAAACTATTTTGAGGCAATACAACTTCTTAATCAGTTGCAAGAAAATACAGAAGATGATTTTTTAAATTATTTAAAAGCTAATGTTGCTTTTCAAGATAAAAACTTTGATTTTGCCCTGAATAACTATGACTATATGGTTCAAAACTATCCCAATTTCTTTGAAGGACAAGCGGGTTATTTAAATACTTTAGTAATGATGAAAAAATACACTGAAGCGACCGAGTTTATAGATACTTTAATTTCTGAAGGCTATGAAAGAGACTCATTAATAAATTATATTGAAGAAGATGATGCCTATGGCGAAAATATTCTAGATATCTTAGTCAAATCAGAACCATACAAATCATGGAAACTTAAGACAGCAAATTAA
- a CDS encoding TrmH family RNA methyltransferase yields MIDLQLLEHLETFLTEHRLERFKTVISQRTKHFTVATEDVYQLHNTSAVMRTCDVFGLQELNIVEETNSKSIDREIAMGAQKWVDLNRYQSVKDCIKDLKAKGYQIVATTPHTDDCDLYDFDVTKKSCFFFGRETEGLSDEVLKQADSFLKIPMVGFTESLNISVSAAIILQHATSKLKKSAIDWQLTETEILEKRLDWCKKTIKSHDEIVERFYNKQT; encoded by the coding sequence ATGATAGACTTACAATTATTAGAACATTTAGAAACATTTTTGACGGAACATAGATTGGAGCGTTTTAAAACCGTAATTAGTCAGCGTACTAAACATTTTACCGTTGCTACAGAGGATGTTTATCAATTACATAATACAAGTGCTGTCATGCGAACGTGCGATGTTTTTGGGTTGCAAGAACTAAATATCGTTGAAGAAACCAACAGTAAAAGTATTGATCGTGAAATCGCAATGGGAGCGCAAAAGTGGGTGGATTTAAATAGGTACCAATCAGTAAAGGATTGTATAAAAGATTTGAAAGCTAAAGGCTATCAAATTGTGGCAACAACACCTCATACTGACGATTGTGATTTATACGATTTTGATGTGACTAAAAAGTCTTGTTTTTTCTTTGGTAGAGAAACTGAAGGATTATCTGACGAGGTTTTAAAACAAGCTGATAGTTTTTTAAAAATACCAATGGTTGGTTTTACTGAAAGTTTAAACATCTCTGTTAGTGCGGCTATAATATTACAACATGCCACTTCTAAGTTGAAAAAATCAGCTATTGATTGGCAATTGACTGAAACAGAAATACTAGAAAAAAGATTGGACTGGTGCAAAAAAACGATTAAAAGTCATGATGAAATTGTAGAACGATTTTATAATAAACAAACATAA
- a CDS encoding carboxypeptidase-like regulatory domain-containing protein → MKYYLFIFLLALNTTVGMSQNNTENTTAKKSTDSITAKSESTVKGIIIDATSNQPLENVNIVNLNQVIGTATNAKGEFELRARANDTLHLSYLGFKSIKVKVTNDWVDRIEKSTITLTELALALEEVVVTGLQLTGYLEVDIKQVKINTNYRYSISGLSNGYEAGKGQASAVTKVLGSIFNPLDFLYNTFSKKGKELRKLKQMKEDDNIRNTLAGRFDREVLTALLGVNKVDLDEIVSQCNYSLEFVSTANDLQVLDAISECYEEYKVLNRGRKKRL, encoded by the coding sequence ATGAAGTATTATTTATTTATTTTTCTACTTGCTTTGAACACCACTGTTGGTATGTCTCAAAACAATACAGAAAACACCACTGCTAAAAAAAGCACTGACTCTATAACAGCAAAATCAGAATCTACAGTTAAAGGTATTATTATCGATGCCACTTCCAATCAACCTTTAGAAAATGTAAATATTGTTAACTTGAATCAAGTTATTGGTACTGCAACTAATGCTAAAGGTGAGTTTGAATTACGCGCTAGAGCTAATGACACATTGCACCTCTCCTATTTAGGTTTTAAATCTATAAAAGTAAAGGTGACTAACGACTGGGTTGACAGAATAGAAAAATCTACAATTACACTTACAGAGCTAGCTTTAGCTTTAGAAGAAGTTGTAGTTACTGGACTTCAATTAACGGGATATTTAGAAGTAGACATCAAACAGGTTAAAATTAATACTAATTACAGATATAGTATCTCAGGATTATCTAATGGTTATGAAGCTGGAAAAGGACAAGCAAGTGCTGTCACTAAGGTTTTAGGATCTATATTTAACCCTTTAGACTTCTTATATAACACCTTTAGTAAAAAAGGAAAAGAGTTACGCAAACTAAAGCAAATGAAAGAGGACGACAACATCCGAAATACTTTAGCTGGTCGATTTGACCGCGAAGTACTGACTGCTTTACTTGGCGTAAATAAAGTTGATTTAGATGAAATTGTTAGTCAATGCAACTATTCTCTAGAATTTGTTAGTACTGCAAATGACCTTCAGGTTTTGGATGCTATTAGCGAATGTTATGAAGAATATAAAGTACTAAATAGAGGTCGCAAAAAAAGATTATAA
- a CDS encoding DEAD/DEAH box helicase, producing MSTFQDLGLNEDLLKGINDLGFEKPSEVQAKAIPILLNEETDLVALAQTGTGKTAAFGFPMLQKIDIDSRTTQGLILSPTRELCLQIANEMKAYGKHCKGLNVVAIYGGSSITDQAREVKRGAQVIVATPGRMKDMINRRLVDITKIQYAVLDEADEMLNMGFKEDITDILSGTPEDKNTWLFSATMPREVATIAKKFMANPQEITVGHKNESTSNVSHEYYMVNARDRYQALKRLADANPDIFSVIFCRTKRDTQKVAENLIEDGYSAGALHGDLSQNQRDIVMKQFRSRQIQMLVATDVAARGIDVDDITHVINYQLSDEIETYTHRSGRTGRAGKTGVSMVIVSKSEVRRLKSIERIINKKFELKEIPNGMAICEVQLMSLANKIHNTEINHEIDKYLGDINTLFEDTSKEELIKKFFSVEFTRFFNYYQKSKNLNVAGGDSGRDSGREGRPQSSGSAARFFINVGEKDGYDWMKLKDFLKEVLDLGRDDVFKVDVKETFSFFNTEKEHQEKVLAFFTDYKDNGRFVNVEVTEDRGGSRGGGRDRNRGGGGGGRRREGGNGGGRRRDDKPRGERRSSRRSDDSSGSRSDRRRSNEGNSDSNGGRGDRDKSEFKTSHSRPTRSRRRD from the coding sequence ATGAGCACATTCCAAGATTTAGGTCTAAACGAAGATCTATTAAAAGGTATTAATGATTTAGGTTTTGAAAAACCATCAGAAGTACAAGCAAAAGCAATTCCAATATTATTAAACGAAGAAACAGATTTAGTAGCGTTAGCGCAAACTGGAACTGGTAAAACTGCAGCATTTGGTTTTCCAATGTTACAGAAAATTGACATCGATAGTCGTACAACTCAAGGTTTAATTTTATCTCCAACGCGTGAACTTTGTTTACAGATAGCAAATGAGATGAAAGCTTACGGAAAGCACTGTAAAGGTTTAAATGTTGTCGCTATTTATGGTGGTTCAAGCATTACAGATCAAGCACGTGAGGTAAAACGTGGCGCACAAGTTATTGTGGCGACTCCTGGTCGTATGAAAGATATGATTAACAGACGTCTAGTAGATATCACTAAAATACAGTATGCTGTTTTAGATGAAGCTGATGAGATGTTAAACATGGGTTTTAAAGAGGATATTACAGATATTTTATCTGGAACACCTGAAGATAAAAACACATGGTTATTCTCTGCAACAATGCCAAGAGAAGTAGCAACTATTGCTAAGAAATTTATGGCTAATCCACAAGAAATTACTGTGGGTCATAAAAACGAAAGTACAAGCAACGTGTCTCACGAATATTACATGGTTAACGCTCGTGACCGTTACCAAGCTTTAAAACGTTTAGCAGATGCAAATCCTGATATCTTTTCAGTTATATTTTGTAGAACAAAACGTGATACACAAAAAGTAGCCGAAAACTTAATTGAAGATGGTTATAGTGCTGGTGCATTACATGGTGATTTATCTCAAAATCAACGTGATATCGTAATGAAGCAATTTAGATCTCGTCAAATCCAGATGCTTGTAGCAACAGATGTTGCTGCACGTGGTATTGATGTAGATGATATTACACACGTAATTAATTACCAATTAAGTGACGAGATAGAAACTTATACACACCGTTCTGGTAGAACAGGTCGTGCTGGTAAAACAGGTGTATCTATGGTAATTGTTTCTAAAAGTGAAGTACGTCGATTAAAAAGTATAGAGCGTATTATCAACAAGAAATTTGAATTAAAAGAAATTCCTAACGGGATGGCTATTTGCGAAGTACAATTAATGTCTTTAGCAAATAAGATACATAACACAGAAATCAATCATGAGATTGATAAGTATTTAGGAGATATCAATACTTTATTTGAAGACACTTCAAAAGAAGAACTTATTAAAAAATTCTTCTCTGTAGAGTTTACTCGTTTCTTTAACTATTATCAAAAATCTAAAAACTTAAATGTTGCAGGTGGAGACTCTGGTCGTGATAGTGGTCGTGAAGGAAGACCTCAATCTTCTGGAAGCGCAGCGCGTTTCTTTATTAATGTTGGAGAAAAAGACGGATATGATTGGATGAAATTAAAAGATTTCTTAAAAGAAGTTTTAGATTTAGGTCGTGATGATGTCTTTAAAGTAGATGTTAAAGAAACATTCTCTTTCTTTAATACAGAAAAAGAACACCAAGAAAAAGTCTTAGCATTCTTCACAGATTACAAAGACAACGGACGTTTTGTTAATGTAGAAGTTACAGAAGACAGAGGCGGAAGTCGTGGTGGTGGTCGTGATAGAAACCGTGGTGGCGGTGGTGGCGGAAGACGTCGTGAAGGTGGAAATGGTGGCGGAAGACGTCGTGATGATAAACCAAGAGGAGAAAGACGTTCTTCTAGAAGAAGTGATGACAGTTCTGGAAGCAGAAGTGACAGACGTAGAAGTAATGAAGGTAATTCTGACAGCAATGGAGGACGTGGAGACAGAGATAAATCTGAATTTAAAACCTCTCACTCAAGACCGACAAGATCTAGACGTAGAGATTAA
- a CDS encoding non-canonical purine NTP diphosphatase, translated as MQLVFATNNSNKVKEVQSLIPSHIKLLSLKDIGCFEDVPETQPNIVGNAIQKAEYIKLHYDYDCFADDTGLEVESLNGEPGVFSARYAGPQRNDSDNMNLLLEKLKTKANREAQFKTVIALNLNNTITTFTGICKGEITTTKQGDKGFGYDPIFRAKGFDNTFAQMDLEQKNSIGHRGKAVQQLVAFLNSL; from the coding sequence ATGCAACTCGTTTTCGCTACAAACAATTCAAACAAAGTCAAAGAAGTCCAAAGTTTAATACCAAGTCATATAAAACTACTAAGCTTAAAAGATATTGGTTGTTTTGAGGATGTACCAGAAACGCAACCAAACATAGTTGGTAATGCGATACAAAAAGCAGAATACATAAAACTACACTATGACTACGACTGCTTTGCTGATGACACAGGTCTAGAGGTAGAGTCACTAAATGGAGAACCTGGTGTTTTTAGCGCCAGATATGCTGGACCACAACGTAATGATAGTGATAATATGAATTTATTATTAGAGAAATTAAAAACTAAAGCTAACCGAGAAGCACAGTTCAAAACCGTAATCGCTTTAAATTTAAATAATACAATTACAACTTTTACGGGAATTTGTAAAGGTGAAATAACAACTACAAAACAAGGTGATAAAGGGTTTGGTTACGACCCTATTTTTAGAGCAAAAGGCTTTGATAACACATTTGCTCAAATGGATTTAGAACAAAAAAACAGTATTGGACATCGCGGAAAAGCGGTACAACAATTAGTTGCTTTTTTAAACAGTCTTTAA
- a CDS encoding prolyl oligopeptidase family serine peptidase: MVRFFIITFILGAITIANAQKTYDYPVTSKDSIIDVYFNDKISDPYQWMENSEDVRLPDWLAEQTKITDRHKKRYTKWWILRNQISTMYNSVRAKELSSYREKEDSLKSKYEFDFKNDNSSRASDLVYKVRGQKNYRRLVKIKDFMIDKEDNVAITNRYLNEDDNLIAVEISHNGGDWREVFFFNLLTGEQLIDKLSNLRVSSNIIWQGRDVIYDSYNKAESGRELLDKAKGQKLYYHKLGQNQSEDKLLYQNGDTSGTNSFSYFKLNDRLFFKHYYTVKGTIYRALSVANVNSESFYLTNFLLYPNSPGLYVSIEELFGNTVILNTNWDASNGRVLAADITALNKVSELVGEYDILLSKVNKLGKDKIACIYTDKGKNIALIFNTTGELLRKINFPEGKQLNYFYESEDSATHTDFCVSSFFHPKIWYQLTLSDLTFKPIQVLSVPYKVETLETRYINYKSKDGTEIPMYISCLKDTKLDGSNPTLLRGYGGYGTTIVPSFDESLTLWLLHGGIIAVPNVRGGGAKGSDWGLAGRRLNKQVAIDDFIAAAEYLISEKYTNTNKLAINGGSHGGLLVGAAYTQRPELFKAAIAQAGAFDMLRFSEFTVGSVSTNINEFGTPSIEEDYLNLKSYSPLHNIKENVSYPNLMLITGKNDDRVPPLHSYKFLATLQEKGSDESLYSLLLIDGAGHGGALNNKDFEKLTLYKYAFLFDQLEVKID, from the coding sequence ATGGTTCGTTTTTTTATTATCACTTTCATTTTAGGCGCAATAACAATTGCAAATGCTCAAAAAACATATGATTACCCAGTTACGTCAAAAGATTCCATAATTGATGTTTATTTTAATGATAAAATTTCAGACCCTTATCAATGGATGGAAAATTCAGAGGATGTTAGATTACCTGATTGGTTAGCTGAGCAGACTAAAATAACAGATAGACATAAAAAACGATATACTAAATGGTGGATTCTTAGAAATCAAATATCAACAATGTATAATAGTGTTCGTGCTAAAGAGCTTTCATCTTACAGAGAAAAAGAGGATAGTTTAAAAAGTAAATATGAATTTGATTTTAAAAATGACAATTCCAGTAGAGCATCTGATTTAGTATATAAAGTAAGAGGTCAAAAAAACTACAGAAGATTAGTTAAGATTAAAGACTTTATGATAGATAAAGAGGATAATGTTGCTATAACAAATCGCTATTTAAATGAAGACGATAATTTAATAGCTGTCGAAATATCTCATAATGGAGGGGATTGGAGAGAAGTATTTTTTTTTAATTTATTGACGGGAGAGCAATTAATAGATAAATTATCTAATTTAAGAGTGAGTAGTAATATAATTTGGCAAGGGAGGGATGTTATATATGATTCTTATAATAAAGCGGAATCAGGAAGAGAACTTTTAGATAAGGCTAAAGGGCAAAAATTATATTACCATAAATTAGGACAAAATCAGTCGGAGGATAAATTATTATATCAAAATGGAGATACTTCAGGAACCAATAGTTTTTCTTATTTTAAGTTGAATGATAGGTTATTCTTTAAGCATTATTATACGGTAAAAGGTACTATTTATAGAGCATTATCTGTCGCTAATGTAAATTCTGAATCGTTTTATTTGACAAATTTTTTATTATATCCAAATTCGCCAGGACTTTATGTTAGCATAGAAGAACTTTTTGGTAATACAGTTATTTTAAATACAAACTGGGACGCTAGTAATGGCCGAGTTTTAGCGGCAGATATCACAGCGTTAAATAAAGTGTCAGAATTAGTAGGAGAGTATGATATTTTATTATCTAAGGTTAATAAATTGGGTAAAGATAAAATAGCTTGTATCTATACTGACAAAGGAAAAAATATTGCTTTAATTTTCAATACGACTGGAGAATTATTGCGTAAAATCAATTTTCCAGAAGGAAAACAATTAAATTATTTTTATGAAAGCGAAGACAGTGCAACACATACCGATTTTTGTGTGTCATCATTTTTTCATCCTAAGATATGGTATCAATTAACATTGTCAGATTTAACTTTTAAACCAATTCAAGTATTATCAGTTCCTTACAAAGTCGAAACATTAGAAACTAGATATATTAACTACAAATCAAAAGATGGAACAGAAATACCTATGTATATTTCTTGTCTAAAAGACACTAAATTAGATGGTAGTAACCCAACGTTATTACGCGGTTATGGAGGTTATGGAACAACCATTGTTCCTAGTTTTGACGAGTCTTTAACCTTGTGGTTATTACATGGAGGTATTATTGCGGTGCCTAACGTTAGAGGCGGTGGAGCAAAAGGAAGTGATTGGGGATTAGCAGGACGTAGATTGAACAAACAAGTTGCGATTGATGATTTTATTGCTGCTGCAGAATATCTTATATCTGAAAAATATACTAATACCAATAAGTTAGCTATTAATGGTGGGTCTCATGGTGGTTTGTTAGTTGGAGCGGCCTATACACAAAGACCAGAATTATTTAAAGCAGCCATTGCTCAAGCGGGGGCTTTTGATATGTTGCGTTTTTCTGAATTTACAGTAGGTTCTGTAAGTACTAATATAAATGAGTTTGGTACTCCAAGCATTGAAGAAGATTATTTAAATCTAAAATCATATTCACCTTTGCATAATATTAAAGAAAACGTAAGTTATCCTAATCTAATGTTGATCACAGGTAAGAATGATGATAGAGTACCTCCGTTACATTCTTATAAGTTTTTAGCGACACTTCAAGAAAAAGGGAGTGATGAGTCGCTTTATAGTCTATTACTTATTGATGGGGCAGGGCATGGAGGTGCCCTAAATAATAAAGATTTTGAAAAACTAACGTTATATAAATACGCTTTTCTTTTTGATCAATTAGAGGTTAAGATTGACTAA